The region TCTGATTTGGAAATTGCCGAGAACGAACTTGGGTGGCAGTTTGGCGGGTTACTACATGGTGTGATTCCATTTGTATGCTTTAACTGATAGTTTGCTAatctggttagcttggtTCATACGTAGGCTCGCTAGTTATTGCGCTTCAACTGCCTGCCTCTAATGTAGGTGGATACACGAAGCGGACCACGGGTACAGCCGTAGTCTTCATGGCATACTGCATTGGCAACATCATTGGTAGGTTTTAGAAACCTGGCTACACCCTTGGTTGCGGTCGCTAACGTGAGCGATTCTAGGGCCCCATGCTTTCCTAGCAAGCGAAGCTCCGATATACGAGACGGGGGTGAGGACTATACTGGGATGCTCTGTCTCCCAGCTGGTGCTAGCGCTGGTCCTGAGAGCTGTGCTTGCACGGCGGAATTCTCGACGTGATCGCGAAGCGGATGGAGGCCAGGACGCAGGCGATGATGTGCCGGGCAATGAGAATTACATTGAAGACGTGACGGATTTCCACAACAAGAAGTTTCGCTACAGTCTATAGGGCGTGCTGAGTAGATGGAAGTCCCTGGAAATCGTAGTCGCATACCGTAGTCGCATTTACCAATATAGACATGGTGTTGTTGTTCAAACTCACAAGCCGTATCGAAATGTATATTCGAGAGCGACCCATTTGTAGGGATTGGTAGACATACATTGTGGCCTTCAATCACGCAAACATCTCCAATGTGTCTTACTCCCGCATCCAGACCTCATCGAAGACATGGTATCGAAACGGAGGTCGTATCTTGTATCGTAACATCGCCTTTTGCGTGCAAACATTTCCCGTTCTTAGTATTCAATCTCATATTATGAGCGTGGATCAGACAAACCGGGGTTTTTGACAAGATCGACAGATCTGGTAGCCAAGCAGAACACGACATCAGCAGACAAGAGCCAGCACGTAGCCTGTGCCCTTATTGGCAGTTTCGATACGCTATGCTGGATGGTGCTTCTTAGCGAGACGGTGGTAAACACCCTACCACTACACTCACGAAAGTAACTTTAGTCCTGGAGTGAATGATGATGCTTGCAATGGTCGCAACGGCCCGATTTTAGAGCGATGGAAGAATGAGTCGCAGATAGAGCCGCCTTGGAGAGTCTTTGGAGGGTAGGCCCGGGAATTGAATGATGGCTCCGAGACGATTGTGACACGTTCAATTTTGGTACCATGTGCAGGAACGCTCTTTTTTCTATAATATTTAGGCCGCGAACAGGTCACGGCATGTTCTTTTTAGTATCGTCAAAAGAAGGATGCCTGTTTCACGTCACCTAGCGTTGAACCTAGTCCTTCTCAGTGCAAAATCCAACGTGGCGAATATTCAAGATGCAGTATCCAAAAGTCGACTTTCACGCGCAAAGCGCAAAGCGCATCCTGTGTGTGTACTCGAGATGACGGATGTCGGTGAGCAAGGCGGGTGGTGACGGAGGTTTGCAAATGCATGAGCCTGACCATTGAGAGCAGGTGACACGGCACTCGGCATCACGCTAAAAAGCTTAGCGCGGGAGCGCCGCCCCCGCAGTCCACGCGAACCGTGCGTCTGATCTGACGGATTTCCGCGTGCGTCACGAAGACACCTCACGATGACTGGAATGCGAAACCGGTGGCATTCTAAACAAATATTTTCATCCATGTCCTTCCTAAAATTGATGTTGTGCTTGGCCCTTCCATGTCATGAGTACATGCTGGCCAAGCCGCCAACTCTTACGACGATCGTTGTAAGGATCTTGGCCATGGGCATGCACGTGTCATTGGACGACATGCTCAGACAGACGGAAAGGGTGCCGATGTAGGGATTCCTGCTTTTGCTTCCCCGGAAACTCTAAGAAGGTGCCGAGGCCGGGTATTGGATACTACGATAGGAGGTACTTGCCAATGCGTCATTTCCGAGAAGCGATGCTAGCATCCAAACAACAACTTTTGTTCCGTTTCGTGTAGCGCCGCCTTGCCACCAGCCTTTGGGCAATCGGTTTGTTGCATGTTTCTTGGTCCAATCCTGCAGGTACAGCCTTCAGACCGGTTTACTGCATGACAACTGTTATTCCCCACAGCAGCCCGCGGGCGATGCAGGATTACTTGCTGGTAGTCCGTCATCGCGCTTTAGTATGGACTCTTTTCTTGTGTTAGCATCACCTGGTCGACATGTTCCAAACCGGAAAGAGTATATTGTGGGTCAAGTGGTTGTTCCTTGGTCTCAGACTTACCCCGGTCACTTACCGATGCCCATCGTGAAGTGAAAGATGCGCACGGACCTTCCGGCGGGCAAGTCCCTTCCACATATATAATCCGTCACAAACCGCTCCTCCTCGCTCTCTCTTCTTTTGTTTTCTGCACGAACACCTCTCACTCTGCTTTGGTAGTATCGCTAGCCAACAGAGATGTTCAACCGTCTATTGCTCGGGCTCACTGCCTGCTCGAGCCTTATCGCGGCTATTCCTATATCGCAAGATGCCACAGAGGTTTCCAAGTTCATTGCTGCTCGGGCCCCGGTCGACAACTGCACGGGCTACTCCGCCTCGAATGTTGTGATGACAGACTCCAGCCTCACCGCCGACCTTACTCTCGCAGGCGCAGCGTGCAACTTGTACAGTGAGGATATCAAAGACTTGAAGTTGGTCGTCGAGTACCAGACTAGTAAGTATTGTCCTTGTTCTGGCGCTTTTCCGGCCTTGAACCAATTGCATATACTAAAACATCACAGACGAGCGCCTTCACGTGAAGATCTATGACGCTGCTGAGCAGGTCTTCCAAGTCCAGGAAGAAGTCTTTCCCCGCCCCAAGAACGAGAAAGGAGCCTCCGGAAACTCGGCTCTTCTATTCGGTATCAATGAGAACCCGTTCTCTTTTGCGGTAAAGCGCAAGGATAACGACGAGGTCCTTTTCGACACCAGTGCCACTCCCTTGGTCTTCGAGAAGCAGTACGTGCGGCTCCGCACTAAGCTTCCCGACAACCCAAACATCTATGGACTTGGTGAACACAGCGACTCTTTCCGATTTGCCACCGACAATTATGAGCGTGTGTTGCTGAATGCGGAGTCGCCAAACATTCCTAACAACGCCAATCTCTACGGAACTCACCCCATTTACTTTGATCACCGTGGCGACAAGGGTACACATGGCGTCTTTCTACTCAATTCGAGCCCAATGCAGATCAATGTCAAGAAGGCCGACGCTGGCTACAATTATCTGGAATACAACACTATCGGTGGCATCATCGATCTGTACTTCATGGCTGGTAGCAAGCCCGCCGATGTCTCCAGGCAATATGCAGACATTGCCGGTTACTCAGCAATGTACCCATACTGGACCTTTGGCTTCCACCAATGCAAGTACGGGTACTGGGACGTTAACATGGTCGCTGAGGTTGTTGGTAACTATTCGACTGCTGGAATTCCCCTCGAGGTCATGTGGACCGACATTGACTACATGAACCTTCGTGAAGATTTCACTACCGATCCTGACCGCTTTCCAATGACAAAGATGCACGAGTTGACCACGACTCTGCATTCCCGCGATCAGCGGTACATTTTGATTCTCGACCCTGGTGTCCATGCTGTAAGCAACTACGACACCTACCAGAAGGGTCATGAGATGGACGTGTTCTTGAAGGCAGCCGACGGTAGCGACATGCTCGGTGTCCAATGGCCCGGTGCTGTAGCTTGGCCAGATTGGTTTGCGCCTAACACTGAGAAGTGGTGGACCGACCAGTTCAAGACCATCTTCAACGCCGACTCCGGTATTGACATTGACGGTGTTTGGGTCGATATGAACGAAGCCTCGAATTTCTGTCAAGATGTGACGACATGCAATCCCCGCCAGAAGGCCATCGACGATGGTATCCCGCCCAAGCCCGCGAATGCACCGCGTCCTAACACTGGCCGTCCGATCCCTGGCTTTCCCGCCGATTTCCAACCTGGCAGTTCCAAAGCAAAGAAGTCGCTGGCTGCTCGTCAGACGACTGGAAACATGAAGGGTTTCCCCGACCGTGAATGGTTCTCACCTGCATACCACGTCAACAGCCACTTGGGTGACGTATCTCGCCAAACCATTCCCTTGAACACTACAAACTACGATGGTAGCTGGCAATACGACACGCACAACCTGTACGGTGACATGATGGCGGCGACAACCCGTGAATCAATGCTTGCCCGCCGTCCCGAACTCCGCCCCTTTGTACTGACGCGATCCACCTTTGCTGGTGCCGGCCGCAAGGTAGCCCACTGGTTTGGCGACAACTTCTCCGACTGGGAGGACTACCGCACCACGATCCGGCAGATGCTGGCTTTCGTAGCCATGCACCAGATGCCCATGGTCGGCTCGGATGTTTGCGGCTTCAACGGAAACGCAGACCAGTACATGTGTGCTCGATGGGCGATGCTCGGGGCTTTCCAGCCCTTCTACCGTAACCACGCCGAGCTGAGCACCATCCAACAAGAGTTCTACCAGTGGCCCATTGTCACGGCCGCGGCGAAAAAGGCAATCGACACGCGCTACAAGCTCCTGGATTACATCTACACGGGTCTATACTACCAAACTCAAGACGGCACCCCGATGATCAACcccctcttcttcctgtaTCCCACGGATGCCAACACGTTCGCCAACCAAGAGCAGTGGTTCTACGGCGATGCGCTCCTCATCTCGCCCATCATGGCAGATTACTCCGACACGGTGACCTTCTACATGCCCAAGGACACCTTCTACGACTACTGGACGTTTGCCAAGATGGACGGCCAGGGCCAAAACGTCACCGTTAGCAATCTGACCTACACGGATATTCCCGTGCACATCCGCGGCGGCACCATCATCCCCCAGCGTGTCAACAGCGCCAATACTACAAAGGCGCTGCGTAAGGAGGACTTTAGCATTCTTGTTGCGCCTGGTGCGGATGGGAAAGCGTCGGGACGGTTGTACCTTGATGACGGCGAGAGCTTGAAGCAGGCGTCCACGAGCGAGGTATCGTTTTCGTTTGACAAGGGCAAGTTTAGTGCAAGTGGCAACTTTGGCTATGGCGGTGCGGACGGGGAGAGCATCACTGTTGCCAATGTTGTTGTCTTGGGTCAGGACAAGGGTGGTGCCAAGGGCGAGTTTGACGCGGGCAAGGGGACTGTTACGGTAAAGGGGCCGTTTAAGATGACGGGAGAGTTTGGGTTTCAGTTGTAGATGCTGTGGCCTGGAGGTttcttgtctcttttttTTCTTTGGGGGGGGGTTTGGGTCGGCTTGGATCTTGGGGTAACGGACGGAAGGGCCTCACTTGGATAGAAACATGAGGTGGCTGGCGTTTGTGGGAGGCATTTTTCTCACGTCTGCATGGCAAGGCGTTTAGGTACGGGCATCTTCATCTCAGATGAAGCGAGCATTTGGATAGTGGGTTGCTCACTAGCGGGAGGCAGTTCATGCTACGGCATTGCTACCCTAGATTCCTACAGACTCTAATTTCATCATTTCACATTCTACATGTTCTTGGCCTGCTTGACCTTTGCCTTGGCAGCCCTTCTCAATACTTGATCCTGCGTAAAATCCGTTGTTACATTCCAATACCGTCAAGCATGGTTTCGAAATTGCCGTGCTACCACAGGTACAACCCAAGACACGCGAATATGACAGACACGTCGGTACGTACTACGTCAACATCGTGCAGATTAAGTATGGTCACAGTGCGAGGGTAAGACAGGGCGGCTGAGGAGCGATGATTTGTGCGGGGTATGTGGATGGTTGACTCGTGCGCGAGGCTGAGACCTATCTTTCCAACGGTCATGTTTGTGACTCGTCGAGTCCTTACCGCCTCGTATGCCTTGTGATACCTTGATAGTCGCTTGACGTTGGGACTTAAGCCATTTGTTCGGGTGGCTTGCGCCTGGTGGCTGAGTGCGGGGCAAATATGGACGCATGCCTTGCATGCCTCTACAGAGGATTAGCTGTCTGCACATCTGAGTAGTCTGTCGAGTAGTTTTGTTGAGGCAAGCTACAGAATGTAAGCCTGTCGCTAGTTTGGGTAATTCGGGCTCCTGTCGTGTGACCAGCGGAAGTGGTGCCGGGATTTGTCGGGGAGGTTCCGAGCTTCGTATCGAGTGTGCATGCTCATTTTCCCCCAACGGTCGTCGCCTCGAGCTCGTCACGAAGGCTGTTCAGACTTACGTCTTGAACTTCGTATCCGACTTCAATCTTGTTCTTCGGTCGCGACTTGTTTAACCCCTCAAGAAGAACACAGGCTTTGCAAATGTCTTGGCTAGAAAGGTAGCCACACCTCTTGCACTGGCCCATTACCTGCTTGCTCGTCTTCTTTGGGGTGAAGCCTTTCTTTGGCTTGTTTCCGTTCGCCAGCGATACCGCGTCGCTCTGGCGACGTAGGTGTTGTTTGTTGCTGACACTTTTTGCTGTGATTTCGGTCTCGAGGTTGCTGTCGGCAGCAGCTTCGTTCTGCCTGAGCCGTGCCTCAACACTGGCCATGTCGCCGCCTGTGCTGCGTCCCTGAGCGCTTCCGCACCCgccctcttcctcttcggCGGCGGGTATGCTGCTCGAGCACATGCCCCCACATGCTTGGTCGCTGCCAGGCACCAATTTGGCCATGTCTTCACCACTCCTTACTACATCTAGGATAGCGCTTGGTCGAACACGCTCAAGATTCTTTATCAGAGCCCGCGCGCTGCCGCGAAAAGCCTCGGGAGAGTATATGCATTCAGTACTGAAGTAGTCGAGGTTCTTGTGGTGCGCATACAGCACAATCTCCTTTTCGTATGCGTACTTCAGGGGCTTGCTACGCTTGATGTTTGTGTTGGACGCAGGATTTGCAGATGCAGAGGGTGTGGACGTGACTATCGAAGTTGTGCGCGATAAACGGGGTAGGTCGCCCCTCAGTACTGCTTTCGTTAGCGGTCGAGTCAGGAGTGGAACGATGATGCATGTACTCACAGTTCATCAATACAGTCTCAGCAACATCGTCGGCGTTATGCCCGGTGACCACGTGCCTCACCCCAAGTCTTGCAGCCCCGCGATCAAGCGCCTGCCGTCTGAAGACACCGCAGTAGGTGCAATTTCCCTTTTTGCCCACCTGCTCCACGACCTGGTCCATAGTCCATCCGTATAGCTCATCGTATCCCAATATGGTTAGTTCCATGCCATATTGCTCCGCATTCCTCTTGACAGTCTCCAGGCTGTCGTCACGGTAGCCTTTGATTCCCTCGTCGATTGATAGCAGGATAAGATCAAGTCCGTAGTCGTAGCGCTCGTTGAGTGTCTTGAGCACAGAGGCGAGCACAGTACTGTCTTTGCCGCCCGATGCGCCGATTGCAACTTTTTCACCCCGCTGGAAAAGGGCATTGGTGGTGATGGTGTGGTGGATCTCCGTCTCGAAAACGGAAATGAAGCATGTCTTGCACAGCTTGGAGTGATCCTTTGGCCTCAGGATCAGGGCACGATTCACGTTGCATAGGGCGCAGGATGCAGGTGCcatggtggtggtgggagGTAGTAGCCAAGCGTCATGTGAAGAGAACTGGTAGAGGAAATATTGCATGCGAGTCATTTTCCACGTTGTGGGGCCCGAGCGGTGATCATGGAGGATTGGCAAACCCCATGCTAATCCCGTCTCACTCTCCCCTCcccccccctcccctcccctCCCGTCGTCTCTCCAAAACACATCCTGTTCTTGCTACAAGGCCCAGAACACGTCTTTGAACGTGCTGCCATGGCATTCCCTGCCTGCAGCCGCGCGCTTTCCCGTCCCAACAAGGAAACCGGATTTGACCGATGTTTGTGCGCGACATAAAGCGCCAATGTTTCGAGAGTCGACATGCATCTCCATACGGCATTTCCCGCATAAAGTTCCACGACACATGGTATGCAAGGTGCGGAGATGCAATACAGGCACGAATTGGACCCTTGGCTACGACCACAAAAGAAAGCCTGTCCTGCTTGGCGTCGCGTGTTGGATCGTCGACTGTCAGGTACACCATCGGCAAGGCACCGGCAGATACGGACATGCCCACCCACTCACTGCCTTGAATACGACCGGAGGTCTGCAGTTCCTGACGCCTATCCCATTGGTGTGTGGCTGTGATTCTTTTCGCCTCATGCGTCACTAGCGAGCGGAAATCTACCTCACGGCTCGGCGCTATTCGCGTGCTCACTGTCGCTCCTTTTAGGAACAGTTCACCCTATGCGAGATTGCACTGACCCGCCTCGTGTTATGACGATCTGCTAGGTCCATTGCGCATGTCTGCGAGGCATATGTTGATGCTGACTATCGAAAACACATGTCCACGACCAATGCCATGTTCAGGTAAAGCTTCATAGTATCGAAAGTCAGGAAGCAACTCCGCGGCAATACTATGATAGCGCTCTTGTACCTGGTAGTAGGGAGTTGGTGATGAAGATCCCAGCGCCGGCCAACCCAAAACCCGGACACGGGGACACATACTGTCAGACGAGTCATACACAGTTCGCATTCGCAATCCGGTGACGGGAGAAGCCATGCTCGGTGGAAGTCGTCAACAGGAGATGGCGTCTAGGACTACATCGGTTCCAGGTCGGCGACACCGTGTCGACTTTCTCTGCCGCGACCGATACGACTGATTGGCCGTACCGTACGGCACCAAAGCAGGGCTCAACGTCAGATTCCGCAAGTCTACCTTAGTTGTACACACACACGAGGTAGGTTCTCGGCCATGCCCTGCAGCAAAACTCTTCTCGAAGGAAAAAGCAAGAGTTTGGTACACCAAACAAGCCTTTGCCCCCTCTTCCATCAGAATGAACTCATCATCGGCGAGCCAACGTCATCCTGGGGTACGAGCGATAAACTTTGGTATAAAACTAGACGGGGGTGTTCAGGTGCCAGATCGTGTACTAGCTGGGTTAGTAGGCATAAAACACTTTAGCACATGGCATCGGTGCACGTTAGCGCCACGTTATTCGTTGACAGTTGCGCCGCTAACCTTAATTACCTGGTCGACCTACGAACGTCTCCCGTTTTGAAAATGAACTTGGAGGTAACTGTCGATCTGAATGCCTGCAGGGTGCCGTAGACCCTTCTACCTAATACTTCGCCGACAATCTATACTTTGTATGATCTTCATCCTGCAGAAGACGTCGAGTATAAGGTCGAGGGGGAACGTCTACGGACATCACGATATCAGCCTCTCCAGCTGTACCTAATACACTCCTTGAACATTTCTTTCACATCACCATGGAGTACCAGCTCGCTCTCGACCGCATAGGTTGGACCTATGTCTCTATTTTCATTGTTTGGAACACTTTGTTGGCATCAGGTCTCACATTCCTATGGCTCAACCGGCAGCACCCTACACTTCGCATGCGCAGGCTGCCAGTCTTGTTCACTGGCATCATTGCACTTCACATCTACGGCACTCTTTGCtgccttggtacgtagcCCGCAGCTTTCTACGACTACCCCTTGCTAATTTGTCGATAGCATACCCATTTGGTGCAGCCTTCCCGTGCTCAGTCGTCTTCTGGATGATGTCGATTGCTGTTCCACTAGGTATGGCTTTATTCCATGCGTCCAACAGTCAGTTTCTGCACCTCGCCAGTCGTCAGAAGCGCTTTGCACACATGAGCTCTTTGAAGGACCACGAGCCGATCGATGAAAAGAAGGCCCAGGAAGTTTCCAACAGCCGGTGGAAGCGCATCATGAATGGAGTCGAGCGTGCCGACAATATCGAGCGGACCCTTATCTTCATTGGTATGGGCATGATAGCTCAGGTAAGTGACTTGTTTTACGTTTTTTTGATACGATTCTAACATGACGGCAAGGTTTTATTGGTTCTCTTCGTTTTTCTCGCATCAGAGAAGTTTCATCCAGGTTGGGGCATTTTCGATTACACAATCAAAGGCACCGGTATGGAAGCGACGGCCAACTGTGTCAAGGGCTGGGAGTGGTGGCTGTCAATTGTCTGGCAGTTATTCTGGTCCTGGGTCTACGCACCCTGGATTCTGTTCAAGTCCCGCAGCATCAAGGACGTCCACGGTTGGCGGCTACAGACCATCTGCTGCTGCCTTGTTGGCCTGCCCGCATCTCCTCTTTGGCTCGCTGGTCTCTACACTCCCCAGTTTGCCCCTATCAACGCAGTGTTCCCTCCGCCTGTCTGGTTCGCCGTCTGCTTCGGCATGATGGAGGTTTTCAGCATCGGCTTCCCAATTGTCAACCTGCTGAGGAGTAAGAGACTTGCTCAAGAGACACTTGATGCTATCGCCGACTGGGAGACACGTCAAGCAGCCGCTGGTCTGAACGAGACTACCGACCAATACAAGACTGGTGACTCGCTCACTACGACTATCACGGTCAAGTCTGCTGGCGATATCAGCTACAGCATGCAGTCATTTGAGTCACACAAGTCGGATATCTTGACCATGACTGCCTTGGAGAACGCGCTTCGAACCAACGCATTGCCACTCCTTGAGTTTGCCGCTCTGAAGGACTTTTCTGGCGAAAACGTCAGCTTCCTTACCCACGTTGCCGATTGGCGACGCTACTGGTTTACACCAAAGTCGAACACAGCTGagcaccgccgccaccaGTTCGTCGCTGCTACACGCATCTACGCTCATTTCATCTCTCTTGAATTTTCCGAATTCCCCATCAACATCTCATCCAAAGAGATGAAGCGTCTCCATGTCATCTTTTCGCAAACTGCACACTTTCTCTACAGCCACCGTTCAGGCTCGATTACTTCTTCGCTCAGCGACAAGGCCACTCCTTTCGACAACGTCATGCCAGATGATGCCTCAGATTCACCCTTCAACAGCGACAGCGAtcgcagcaacagcagcGCATCATCTCATGAGCTCAAGGCACCGCCCAGCCCCATGTCGCCTACGACGCCCGTCTGCCTTGATAGGCTGGGACGTGCGAACCTCAAGGCTGTTTCCAACATGGAGGA is a window of Pyrenophora tritici-repentis strain M4 chromosome 2, whole genome shotgun sequence DNA encoding:
- a CDS encoding Alpha-glucosidase, family 31 glycosyl hydrolase, translating into MFNRLLLGLTACSSLIAAIPISQDATEVSKFIAARAPVDNCTGYSASNVVMTDSSLTADLTLAGAACNLYSEDIKDLKLVVEYQTNERLHVKIYDAAEQVFQVQEEVFPRPKNEKGASGNSALLFGINENPFSFAVKRKDNDEVLFDTSATPLVFEKQYVRLRTKLPDNPNIYGLGEHSDSFRFATDNYERVLLNAESPNIPNNANLYGTHPIYFDHRGDKGTHGVFLLNSSPMQINVKKADAGYNYLEYNTIGGIIDLYFMAGSKPADVSRQYADIAGYSAMYPYWTFGFHQCKYGYWDVNMVAEVVGNYSTAGIPLEVMWTDIDYMNLREDFTTDPDRFPMTKMHELTTTLHSRDQRYILILDPGVHAVSNYDTYQKGHEMDVFLKAADGSDMLGVQWPGAVAWPDWFAPNTEKWWTDQFKTIFNADSGIDIDGVWVDMNEASNFCQDVTTCNPRQKAIDDGIPPKPANAPRPNTGRPIPGFPADFQPGSSKAKKSLAARQTTGNMKGFPDREWFSPAYHVNSHLGDVSRQTIPLNTTNYDGSWQYDTHNLYGDMMAATTRESMLARRPELRPFVLTRSTFAGAGRKVAHWFGDNFSDWEDYRTTIRQMLAFVAMHQMPMVGSDVCGFNGNADQYMCARWAMLGAFQPFYRNHAELSTIQQEFYQWPIVTAAAKKAIDTRYKLLDYIYTGLYYQTQDGTPMINPLFFLYPTDANTFANQEQWFYGDALLISPIMADYSDTVTFYMPKDTFYDYWTFAKMDGQGQNVTVSNLTYTDIPVHIRGGTIIPQRVNSANTTKALRKEDFSILVAPGADGKASGRLYLDDGESLKQASTSEVSFSFDKGKFSASGNFGYGGADGESITVANVVVLGQDKGGAKGEFDAGKGTVTVKGPFKMTGEFGFQL
- a CDS encoding MesJ, ATPase PP-loop superfamily implicated in cell cycle control — encoded protein: MAPASCALCNVNRALILRPKDHSKLCKTCFISVFETEIHHTITTNALFQRGEKVAIGASGGKDSTVLASVLKTLNERYDYGLDLILLSIDEGIKGYRDDSLETVKRNAEQYGMELTILGYDELYGWTMDQVVEQVGKKGNCTYCGVFRRQALDRGAARLGVRHVVTGHNADDVAETVLMNLLRGDLPRLSRTTSIVTSTPSASANPASNTNIKRSKPLKYAYEKEIVLYAHHKNLDYFSTECIYSPEAFRGSARALIKNLERVRPSAILDVVRSGEDMAKLVPGSDQACGGMCSSSIPAAEEEEGGCGSAQGRSTGGDMASVEARLRQNEAAADSNLETEITAKSVSNKQHLRRQSDAVSLANGNKPKKGFTPKKTSKQVMGQCKRCGYLSSQDICKACVLLEGLNKSRPKNKIEVGYEVQDVSLNSLRDELEATTVGGK